AGCCAGAAAGCGCAAGCGGGATAAAAAATATCAGGAGCGCATTGCTCGGGAGAAGATCTGGACAAGCGAAGAAGAAACCGTTGTGGACGGAATGAAGCTGCCTGCAATTGGAAAGGTGTTTTATAAAAAGGAATAGTATCGTGTCAACCACCTTTTGTCAGGTTCCCGACTTGTCGGGATTGAAGCCTCTGCGAATGACCTTTCGAGAACCTCAGAGCTTGCTCCGATTATTCGGAGGTGACAACGTATACGACATTTTATCTTTGACAGGACACTAGTATGATAGGCGATGATAGTAAGATAGGTGTTCTAATGGCTAGCAGATTAGAAGGTGGTAGTTATGCTACGTTCTTTAAATTCGAGTCAAATTTTAGCTTAGGTTTTCGAGCTAGAGACCTTGTTAAAGCTTGATTTGGTTTTTTTTCAATTGCTGAATCTTTATTTGCAGTAACCAACAAATACACAAGTCTCCTTATCCCCTTTTCTATGCTTTAAAGACTTGCGCTGGTATCCCTCTAAACCCTAATCATTTAATTGTTGAAAAAATTAGACCAAAATTGATGTGAGAAACGTTTGAGTCTCATATGAAAAATATTATTCTACAATAATTTTCCCTTTCATTACTAAATGGATACTGCAAAAATAGTTTGCGCTTTTTTGCATCACTATTTTCCAGGAGTCACCAGTATTTAATACTGGCGACTTCCAGGCTTTATTTATTTCAGTAACATCATGCGCAACTATATCATGATTGATGAAAATCACTGTGTCTTTCTGATGGATTTTAAGTACTTCGGGTTGAAACTTCATTTGCGAAATTTCAACGGTATATACTTTTGGAACAGTTCTTTTAGGGGAAGAA
This genomic interval from Pseudopedobacter saltans DSM 12145 contains the following:
- a CDS encoding cupredoxin domain-containing protein, with protein sequence MKSNGFNSLLFVLTVGFALNTCSSPKRTVPKVYTVEISQMKFQPEVLKIHQKDTVIFINHDIVAHDVTEINKAWKSPVLNTGDSWKIVMQKSANYFCSIHLVMKGKIIVE